In one Neobacillus sp. CF12 genomic region, the following are encoded:
- the spoIIID gene encoding sporulation transcriptional regulator SpoIIID, with protein MHDYIKERTIKIGKYIVETRKTVRVIAKEFGVSKSTVHKDLTERLPEINPELANEVKEILDYHKSIRHLRGGEATKMKYQKEEKEGEAVK; from the coding sequence GTGCACGATTACATCAAAGAGAGAACTATCAAGATTGGAAAGTATATCGTGGAAACGAGAAAAACGGTTCGTGTAATAGCGAAGGAGTTTGGCGTATCCAAAAGTACTGTCCATAAAGATTTAACAGAGAGACTTCCTGAAATAAATCCAGAGCTGGCAAATGAAGTAAAAGAAATTCTAGATTATCATAAATCGATCAGACATCTCCGGGGTGGAGAAGCAACCAAAATGAAGTACCAGAAGGAAGAAAAAGAAGGTGAGGCTGTTAAATAG
- a CDS encoding Ig-like domain-containing protein, whose translation MGKSKRKKKVLASALSLGLVFSSLPYAAAAVTPVDGYNLADGSDFEENNLWGFTAANSTVSINEGDVKGNSTDKLQYTIVNASGGRVATKNLETAVKGKDILVKLDWYPGKNNDKGSRQFENSGELRIMDNTGNTIFTLNNTNTEAIEYFAGSQAPAQTFITNQEAWYEVSVHFDLIKNQAVLTLKDKASGESQEYTSSLEGVAFDGSVKTVKLVGIRTSGNNHSWTTYLDNFGVYNVPIPSNTISKVDPLRYHQVYVNETTSDLTSIGLPKTVTVTLADNSKKEVAVSEWRTVGKEWNPESTGVYEFKGTLAQTEGIDNSFNREATLYVYNRLTPPGTERQTEWLDRGVVALKAENGNFVSWRLLADEYAIDVTFNVYRNGEKLNSDALSVTNYQDAEGSANDTYTVETLVNGKSVEKNDVKALGEDYLSIPMQKPEGGTTATGNYEYTVNDSSVGDLDGDGELEVIVKWYPTNAIDSSQTGMTGPTIFDAYKLDGTLLWRIDMGLNLTSGAHYHQFVVADFDGNGKSDFLIKTADGTTSYGATDGKFDSSKVLSQIGNPEDNGKWLAENGHVIGGPEYISVFNGETGEVIDTIDYAFPLGDDKGASWGDTWQNRSDRFLAGLAYLDGKTPSAIYGRGYYERTSFVAYSVKNGKLVEEWTFDSNEAGTGKSLGNHNLATADIDNDGFDEIIAGSLTLDHDGSIIYAMDGKMQRETGSHGDALHVGAFDPDREGLQVFGVHEVPAVASLELHDAATGETLMSYFGSVDAGRGVAANISSQPGYEFWGWGGDTVETGGGIYNVQGKVVADSSRDAGLSANFALYWDGDLQHELLDNTSISEYNETTGKTELVKAFEGVHSSNGTKATPTLQGDIVGDWREEVLLPTNDDTELRVFSTTVPTEYRLYTLMHDDVYRNGIAWQNTAYNQPPHIGFYLGEDVREEVLAGNLQAPGVDYTASVQSMKHTVILETKASVLKNSLDQVQHMLKDGKTKQAVKHMEDFKKHLTNSNVEEGLKAKLLSDADQLIAGWK comes from the coding sequence GTGGGGAAAAGTAAAAGAAAAAAGAAAGTCTTAGCAAGTGCTTTATCACTAGGTCTCGTTTTTTCAAGTCTTCCATATGCTGCAGCTGCCGTTACACCTGTTGACGGCTACAATTTGGCAGATGGCTCTGACTTTGAAGAAAACAATCTATGGGGCTTTACGGCTGCAAATTCAACTGTTTCTATTAATGAGGGTGATGTTAAAGGAAACTCGACCGATAAACTTCAATACACCATCGTGAATGCATCTGGCGGCCGTGTTGCCACAAAGAATTTAGAAACTGCCGTTAAAGGAAAAGACATTCTTGTCAAACTAGACTGGTACCCTGGTAAAAACAATGATAAAGGCTCACGACAGTTTGAAAATTCTGGTGAACTTCGAATTATGGATAACACTGGAAACACTATTTTTACATTAAACAATACCAATACCGAAGCGATCGAGTATTTCGCGGGCAGCCAAGCCCCTGCCCAAACCTTCATCACCAACCAGGAGGCTTGGTACGAAGTCAGTGTTCACTTTGATTTAATCAAAAATCAAGCTGTTTTAACACTAAAGGACAAAGCATCCGGTGAATCACAAGAATACACTTCTTCCCTAGAAGGCGTTGCGTTTGACGGCTCTGTTAAGACCGTAAAGCTGGTCGGAATTCGGACATCAGGAAATAACCACTCATGGACTACATACCTTGACAACTTTGGCGTCTACAATGTGCCGATTCCTAGTAATACCATTTCAAAAGTAGATCCATTACGCTACCACCAAGTCTATGTTAATGAAACTACTTCTGATCTAACTTCCATCGGCTTGCCTAAAACGGTAACCGTCACGCTTGCTGATAATAGTAAGAAAGAAGTAGCTGTAAGTGAGTGGAGAACAGTTGGGAAAGAATGGAATCCGGAAAGTACAGGTGTATATGAGTTTAAAGGTACCCTTGCACAAACGGAAGGAATCGACAACAGCTTTAACCGCGAAGCTACACTTTATGTCTACAATCGCCTGACTCCTCCGGGAACAGAAAGACAAACCGAATGGCTGGATCGAGGCGTGGTTGCTCTTAAAGCCGAAAATGGAAACTTTGTCAGTTGGCGTTTACTTGCCGATGAATATGCGATAGATGTGACTTTTAATGTCTACCGCAATGGCGAAAAATTAAACTCTGACGCTCTAAGTGTCACAAACTATCAGGATGCAGAAGGTTCAGCGAACGATACGTACACAGTAGAAACCTTAGTGAATGGCAAATCTGTTGAGAAAAATGATGTAAAAGCATTAGGTGAAGATTATCTATCGATTCCAATGCAAAAGCCTGAGGGCGGAACAACCGCTACCGGCAATTACGAATACACCGTGAATGATTCTAGTGTTGGCGACTTAGATGGTGATGGCGAACTCGAAGTCATTGTCAAATGGTATCCAACCAACGCGATTGATAGTTCGCAAACAGGAATGACAGGCCCGACGATTTTTGACGCCTATAAATTAGACGGAACACTATTATGGCGTATCGATATGGGACTAAACTTGACTTCTGGTGCCCATTATCATCAATTTGTCGTAGCTGATTTTGACGGCAATGGAAAAAGTGATTTCCTTATCAAAACAGCTGATGGGACAACTTCCTATGGTGCAACAGATGGCAAGTTCGATAGCAGTAAGGTTCTAAGTCAGATTGGTAATCCCGAAGACAATGGAAAATGGTTAGCGGAAAATGGTCACGTAATTGGCGGACCTGAGTATATCTCTGTCTTCAACGGCGAAACAGGAGAAGTCATTGATACGATTGATTATGCATTCCCGCTTGGTGACGACAAAGGCGCTTCATGGGGCGATACGTGGCAGAACCGCTCTGACCGTTTCCTAGCCGGTTTAGCGTATCTAGACGGTAAAACGCCAAGTGCCATTTATGGCCGAGGCTATTATGAACGAACAAGCTTTGTTGCCTATAGTGTTAAAAATGGAAAGCTGGTTGAAGAATGGACATTTGATTCGAACGAGGCTGGCACTGGTAAAAGCTTAGGAAACCACAATCTTGCAACAGCAGACATCGATAATGATGGTTTCGATGAAATCATTGCTGGTAGTTTAACGCTTGATCATGATGGCAGCATCATTTATGCCATGGACGGAAAAATGCAGCGCGAAACGGGATCACATGGTGATGCGCTACATGTCGGTGCTTTTGATCCTGACCGTGAAGGACTCCAAGTATTTGGCGTTCATGAGGTACCTGCGGTTGCCTCGCTAGAATTACACGATGCTGCAACAGGTGAAACGTTGATGTCGTATTTTGGCTCTGTTGATGCAGGTCGAGGTGTGGCTGCCAACATAAGTTCTCAGCCAGGTTATGAATTCTGGGGCTGGGGCGGCGACACCGTTGAAACAGGCGGCGGTATCTACAATGTTCAAGGTAAGGTAGTCGCTGACAGTTCTCGAGATGCTGGCCTTTCTGCAAACTTTGCCCTTTATTGGGATGGCGACCTGCAGCATGAATTACTTGATAACACGTCAATTTCAGAGTACAACGAAACAACGGGTAAAACTGAACTGGTAAAAGCTTTCGAAGGTGTTCATAGCAGTAATGGAACAAAAGCCACTCCAACGCTGCAGGGTGATATTGTGGGTGACTGGCGTGAAGAGGTTCTCCTGCCAACAAATGACGATACAGAACTTCGAGTATTCAGCACAACCGTTCCAACGGAGTACCGACTGTATACCCTCATGCACGATGATGTTTATCGCAATGGAATAGCATGGCAGAACACAGCCTACAACCAGCCGCCTCACATCGGCTTCTACCTAGGTGAAGATGTCCGAGAAGAAGTCCTCGCAGGGAATTTGCAGGCACCAGGTGTAGACTATACGGCTAGTGTTCAATCTATGAAACATACGGTTATTCTTGAGACAAAAGCATCTGTCTTAAAAAATAGCCTGGATCAAGTGCAGCACATGTTAAAGGATGGAAAAACCAAGCAGGCAGTGAAACACATGGAAGATTTCAAAAAGCATCTTACGAACTCCAATGTGGAAGAAGGTCTGAAAGCTAAATTACTTTCAGATGCGGACCAATTAATCGCTGGTTGGAAATAA
- a CDS encoding DNA-directed RNA polymerase subunit beta → MSVNHLNQVKTREEFKKGKEDERNKSVVGTTNGKTSKVQSAAKAQKAEYAKKRIRIRLIPIWLRIVLLIVLTGVFMLAGAAVGYGVLGNGSAGDVLKGSTWTHIIDLVEKK, encoded by the coding sequence ATGTCAGTAAATCATCTAAACCAGGTGAAGACGAGGGAAGAGTTTAAAAAAGGAAAAGAAGATGAGCGCAATAAGTCTGTAGTAGGGACGACGAACGGGAAAACTTCTAAAGTCCAAAGTGCTGCAAAAGCCCAGAAAGCGGAGTATGCTAAGAAGCGTATTCGGATCCGTCTTATCCCAATTTGGCTTAGAATTGTCCTGTTGATCGTTCTCACAGGGGTTTTTATGCTCGCAGGTGCCGCGGTTGGTTACGGAGTACTCGGAAATGGAAGTGCAGGAGATGTGCTTAAAGGATCTACCTGGACTCATATTATTGATCTAGTTGAAAAAAAATAA
- a CDS encoding penicillin-binding transpeptidase domain-containing protein has protein sequence MKKIIGFLILLVLVAAGCSKEPKPEDRLESYIKLWNEQKFDKMYEYLTEGSKGVISKEDFTNRYQKIYEDLQITDLKITFKKPEEEELAKDQDSVTYDFSASMNSIAGEIQFTHKAKMKKEERDKDNNWYVDWNTTYIFPDLKDGDKIGISNVKPKRGEIFDRADNPLAYNGQVFEVGVVPGKMEGQEGPVIQQLSSLLKMTPEQINKALTASWVKPDLFVPLKKVSMDDQERIAQLIALEPVQTKKVEARIYPFKESAAHLIGYVGSITAEELEKVKDKGYTSTDVIGKRGLEEVFDEQLKGKSGVTITIKKPDGSSEILAEKAVEDGQNLKLTIDIELQMKIYNELVGEAGTGAAIDPVSGETLALVSSPSFDPNQATLGFSSDEWKQLQEHPQKPMTARFNKAYAPGSVFKPLTASIGLSNNTITTEQTLNISGLKWQKGASWGDYFVTRVHEANSVNLEKAMVFSDNIYFAQTALGIGKDPFTAALKEFGFEEESDYPFPLEKSTIGNLDKEISLADSGYGQGQIQMGIVHLLQTYTPFVNGGNMVKPSLIQNTEKSEKSVVSPEIATTVSSALRKVVGDSDGTAHSANIADYPLSGKTGTAEIKEKQGEKGIENGWFIAYNTNTPNVMIAMMVENVLGRGGSQIPVKKVKNVYMQIK, from the coding sequence TTGAAAAAAATAATAGGGTTTCTGATCCTGCTTGTGCTGGTGGCAGCAGGCTGCAGCAAGGAACCCAAACCTGAAGACCGTTTAGAATCCTACATAAAACTATGGAATGAACAAAAGTTTGATAAGATGTATGAGTACCTTACAGAAGGTTCCAAAGGGGTAATCTCAAAGGAAGACTTCACCAACCGCTACCAAAAAATCTACGAAGACCTACAAATTACAGACCTCAAGATAACTTTCAAAAAACCAGAAGAAGAAGAACTGGCTAAAGATCAAGACAGTGTCACCTATGATTTTTCCGCGTCCATGAACAGCATTGCTGGAGAAATCCAATTTACTCACAAAGCGAAGATGAAAAAAGAAGAACGTGACAAAGACAATAACTGGTATGTCGATTGGAACACGACATATATTTTTCCAGATTTGAAAGATGGCGACAAAATCGGGATCAGTAATGTGAAGCCAAAGCGCGGGGAAATTTTTGACCGAGCAGATAACCCACTTGCTTATAACGGCCAGGTATTCGAAGTGGGCGTTGTCCCTGGGAAGATGGAGGGGCAGGAAGGACCTGTCATTCAGCAATTGTCCAGCCTGTTAAAAATGACACCCGAGCAAATCAACAAGGCGCTAACCGCCAGTTGGGTGAAGCCAGACTTGTTTGTACCGTTAAAAAAGGTATCGATGGATGATCAAGAACGGATCGCTCAATTAATCGCCTTAGAACCTGTGCAAACCAAAAAGGTGGAGGCCCGAATTTATCCATTTAAAGAATCCGCGGCGCATTTAATCGGCTATGTTGGCTCGATTACCGCAGAAGAACTGGAAAAGGTAAAGGATAAAGGTTATACAAGTACAGACGTCATCGGTAAAAGAGGGCTCGAGGAAGTGTTTGACGAGCAGCTAAAAGGGAAAAGCGGTGTAACAATTACGATTAAAAAGCCTGATGGCAGCAGTGAAATTCTCGCTGAAAAAGCAGTCGAGGATGGTCAAAATCTAAAGCTAACAATTGATATCGAACTGCAAATGAAGATATATAATGAACTTGTGGGTGAGGCAGGCACGGGAGCGGCGATAGACCCGGTAAGCGGTGAAACGCTGGCACTTGTCAGTTCGCCATCGTTTGACCCAAATCAAGCCACCCTAGGCTTTTCTAGTGATGAGTGGAAACAGCTTCAAGAACATCCACAAAAGCCGATGACAGCCAGATTCAATAAGGCGTACGCACCAGGTTCTGTGTTCAAGCCGTTAACTGCATCGATCGGTCTAAGTAACAATACCATTACGACCGAGCAAACGCTGAATATTAGCGGGTTGAAATGGCAAAAAGGGGCATCATGGGGTGATTATTTCGTCACCAGAGTGCATGAAGCCAATTCTGTGAATCTTGAAAAAGCAATGGTCTTCTCCGATAATATTTATTTCGCCCAGACTGCTTTAGGAATCGGAAAGGACCCTTTCACTGCTGCCTTGAAGGAATTTGGCTTTGAAGAGGAATCCGATTATCCATTCCCATTGGAAAAATCAACAATTGGAAATTTAGATAAAGAGATTTCTCTGGCTGACTCCGGCTACGGCCAAGGTCAAATTCAAATGGGCATCGTTCACCTTTTGCAGACCTATACACCATTTGTAAACGGTGGAAATATGGTTAAGCCCAGCTTAATTCAAAACACTGAAAAAAGTGAGAAGAGTGTCGTCTCACCTGAAATTGCCACTACGGTTTCATCGGCTCTTAGAAAGGTCGTCGGTGACAGTGATGGAACGGCGCATTCTGCCAATATCGCTGACTATCCGCTATCAGGAAAAACCGGCACAGCCGAAATCAAAGAAAAGCAAGGGGAAAAAGGAATTGAAAACGGCTGGTTTATTGCCTATAACACAAACACACCGAATGTGATGATTGCCATGATGGTCGAAAATGTCCTTGGCAGAGGCGGCTCTCAAATACCAGTTAAGAAAGTGAAAAATGTGTATATGCAAATAAAATAA
- a CDS encoding MGMT family protein has translation MQPFTEKVIEIIKNIPAGKVMTYGQIAREAGSPRAARQVVRALHSMSRKHRLPWHRVVNAQGQIALQDDESYQEQLFSLESEGVEIGLGGKIDLTKYQFHPASETTFSIKNEHN, from the coding sequence ATGCAGCCGTTCACAGAAAAAGTCATAGAAATTATTAAAAATATACCTGCTGGCAAAGTCATGACCTACGGACAAATAGCAAGGGAAGCGGGAAGTCCTCGTGCTGCCAGGCAGGTGGTCCGCGCCTTGCATTCGATGAGCAGGAAACATCGCCTTCCTTGGCACCGTGTCGTAAATGCTCAGGGTCAAATCGCCCTCCAAGACGACGAATCCTACCAAGAGCAATTGTTTTCGCTCGAAAGCGAAGGTGTCGAAATTGGACTTGGGGGAAAAATTGACTTAACCAAATATCAGTTTCACCCAGCCAGTGAGACTACTTTTTCCATAAAAAATGAACACAACTGA
- a CDS encoding M23 family metallopeptidase, whose product MREEENKRSSQSSSVKRFFKKRWVFPAIYIASAAIILTGVLWFQGSDNATDKYDYESSDLTGKKNDTPALEVNSALENLKMPIKNPLDTVVKMEFYDDTASEEKQEAALVVYNNNYEPHTGIDYTSKDGETFDVVAALSGKVTSVDEDAFLGNKIVIEHDKGIVTQYQSVKDVKVKVGDKVKQGQVIAMAGQSLYQEEAGTHVHFEIRKDGIPVNPTKFFNKPVSDLQEETAADENTEDKKSPKQQMIEDPASDESAPSKEETPSDDEKAPSEDESSESKDKTNS is encoded by the coding sequence ATGAGAGAGGAAGAAAACAAGCGATCTTCTCAAAGTTCCAGTGTTAAACGCTTTTTCAAAAAGCGTTGGGTATTTCCAGCCATTTATATTGCAAGTGCAGCAATCATTCTGACAGGTGTTCTTTGGTTCCAAGGCAGTGACAACGCAACCGACAAGTACGATTACGAGTCTTCTGACCTAACAGGTAAAAAGAACGATACTCCAGCACTTGAGGTTAACTCAGCTTTAGAGAACTTGAAAATGCCAATCAAGAATCCATTGGATACAGTTGTTAAAATGGAGTTCTATGATGACACCGCAAGTGAAGAAAAACAAGAAGCAGCATTAGTAGTTTACAACAATAACTATGAGCCGCATACAGGTATTGACTACACATCTAAAGATGGCGAAACCTTTGATGTCGTTGCTGCCCTAAGTGGAAAAGTTACGAGTGTGGATGAAGATGCCTTCCTTGGAAATAAGATAGTCATTGAACACGATAAAGGTATTGTAACACAATATCAATCGGTTAAAGATGTGAAGGTTAAGGTTGGCGACAAAGTAAAACAAGGACAAGTTATTGCCATGGCTGGACAAAGCTTGTACCAAGAAGAAGCTGGAACGCATGTACATTTTGAAATCCGTAAAGATGGTATCCCAGTGAATCCAACGAAGTTTTTTAACAAACCAGTAAGTGATTTACAGGAAGAAACTGCAGCGGATGAAAATACAGAAGATAAAAAGAGTCCGAAACAACAAATGATTGAGGACCCTGCTAGTGATGAGTCTGCTCCATCAAAAGAAGAAACTCCTTCTGATGATGAAAAAGCTCCATCCGAAGATGAATCTTCTGAGTCAAAAGATAAAACAAACTCTTAA
- a CDS encoding rod shape-determining protein — MFARDIGIDLGTANVLIHVKGRGIVLNEPSVVAIDKNTNRVLAVGEEARRMVGRTPGNIVAIRPLKDGVIADFDVTEAMLKHFINKLNVKGFLSKPRILICCPTNITSVEQKAIREAAEKSGGKKIYLEEEPKVAAIGAGMEIFQPSGNMVVDIGGGTTDVAVLSMGDIVTSSSIKMAGDKFDMEILNYIKREYKLLIGERTSENIKINIGTVFPGSRSEEMEIRGRDMVSGLPRTITVRSEEIEGALRESVAVIVQAAKSVLERTPPELSADIIDRGVILTGGGALLHGIDALLADELKVPVLVAENPMDCVAIGTGIMLDNIDRIAKRKLG; from the coding sequence ATGTTTGCTAGAGATATTGGGATTGATTTGGGAACGGCTAACGTATTAATTCACGTAAAAGGCCGTGGAATTGTATTGAATGAGCCTTCTGTGGTTGCAATAGACAAAAATACGAATCGTGTTCTGGCAGTTGGTGAGGAAGCTCGCCGCATGGTCGGACGTACACCTGGAAATATTGTCGCGATCCGCCCATTGAAAGATGGAGTTATCGCTGACTTTGACGTAACAGAAGCAATGTTAAAACATTTTATTAATAAGCTTAACGTGAAAGGCTTTTTATCGAAACCGCGAATTTTGATTTGCTGTCCAACGAACATCACAAGCGTTGAGCAAAAAGCAATTAGAGAAGCGGCGGAAAAAAGCGGCGGTAAGAAGATTTACCTAGAAGAGGAGCCGAAAGTGGCAGCGATTGGCGCGGGAATGGAAATTTTCCAGCCAAGCGGTAACATGGTTGTCGACATCGGCGGCGGAACGACGGATGTAGCGGTCCTTTCAATGGGCGATATTGTTACTTCCTCTTCGATAAAAATGGCCGGCGACAAGTTCGACATGGAAATCCTCAATTACATCAAGCGTGAGTACAAGTTATTGATCGGTGAACGTACATCTGAGAATATTAAAATCAACATTGGAACGGTGTTTCCAGGATCACGCTCGGAAGAAATGGAAATTCGCGGACGTGATATGGTCAGCGGGTTACCGCGCACGATTACCGTTCGTTCAGAAGAAATCGAAGGTGCGTTACGCGAGTCTGTGGCTGTTATCGTTCAAGCGGCAAAGAGCGTGCTTGAGCGCACACCGCCAGAACTATCAGCTGACATCATCGACCGCGGCGTTATCTTAACAGGCGGCGGGGCTCTCCTGCACGGAATCGACGCATTGCTTGCAGATGAATTAAAAGTGCCGGTACTAGTGGCCGAAAATCCAATGGACTGCGTAGCGATTGGTACAGGAATCATGTTAGACAACATCGACCGGATTGCAAAAAGAAAACTTGGATAA
- a CDS encoding nuclease-related domain-containing protein: MKDCKLPLRLQKFEALLRSVEDNHWQRYEILKEYNKWMQGFRGEESVMFHLDPISNEDYRIYHDIRLPLGKYYFQIDILLTCPRFILVIEVKNRMKHWHFAKLLNQVTVDGKRTKNPILQAKVQSTKLKRWLAEHHMTDIPILYLFVNSNEKSKIHIDYDHKYSRSVCNSEQLLEKIEQIENQHKIEILDEKDLRKMNRLLLAKNTPDNTNLLQHFKMTSEDLMIGVRCNSTKCNSQMRYHAGTWTCTVCKVKSKTAHHQKVLDYFLLIKHSITNTEARTLLHIKSRKIIYQLLAGMNLPCTGSSRAESTTKPTTQ; encoded by the coding sequence ATGAAGGATTGCAAGCTGCCATTGAGGCTGCAAAAGTTTGAGGCACTTTTAAGAAGTGTAGAAGATAATCATTGGCAAAGGTACGAAATATTAAAGGAATACAATAAATGGATGCAAGGCTTTCGCGGAGAGGAATCGGTTATGTTCCATCTAGACCCCATTTCAAACGAAGATTATCGGATTTATCATGATATCCGCCTGCCATTAGGGAAGTATTATTTTCAAATCGATATCCTGCTCACTTGTCCCCGCTTTATACTTGTTATCGAAGTGAAAAATCGGATGAAACATTGGCATTTTGCTAAACTGCTTAATCAAGTAACGGTAGATGGCAAACGAACGAAGAATCCTATCCTCCAAGCAAAAGTGCAATCGACCAAGCTAAAACGTTGGTTAGCAGAACACCATATGACGGACATTCCCATCCTCTATCTTTTTGTAAATAGTAATGAGAAATCAAAAATACACATCGATTATGACCATAAATACAGCAGAAGTGTATGCAACAGCGAGCAATTACTAGAGAAAATTGAGCAAATTGAAAACCAACATAAGATTGAAATCCTAGATGAAAAGGATTTACGAAAAATGAATCGCCTTCTATTGGCTAAAAACACCCCAGACAATACAAATCTCCTTCAACACTTCAAAATGACCTCAGAGGACCTTATGATAGGTGTCCGTTGCAACTCTACCAAGTGCAATTCTCAAATGAGATATCATGCTGGAACATGGACCTGCACAGTGTGCAAAGTGAAATCCAAAACTGCCCACCACCAAAAAGTTTTAGACTATTTCCTTCTCATTAAACATTCTATTACCAACACAGAAGCACGCACACTTCTTCATATAAAATCCCGGAAGATTATCTATCAGCTGCTTGCTGGCATGAATCTACCATGTACAGGGAGTTCAAGGGCAGAGTCTACCACCAAACCAACTACACAATAA
- the fabZ gene encoding 3-hydroxyacyl-ACP dehydratase FabZ, which translates to MLDVTQIKEIIPHRYPFLLVDKILEVEEGVKAVGIKNVTANEEFFNGHFPDYPVMPGVLIVEALAQVGAVAVLKKEENRGKLAFFAGIDSCRFKKQVKPGDQLRLEVEIVRLRGPIGKGKAVATVDGEVACEAEITFALGK; encoded by the coding sequence ATGTTAGATGTGACACAAATTAAAGAAATTATTCCCCATCGTTATCCGTTTTTGCTTGTAGATAAAATTTTAGAAGTAGAAGAAGGCGTTAAGGCTGTTGGAATTAAAAACGTGACAGCAAATGAAGAGTTTTTCAATGGTCATTTTCCTGACTATCCGGTAATGCCAGGTGTGCTAATCGTTGAGGCACTTGCGCAGGTTGGCGCTGTGGCGGTATTGAAAAAGGAAGAAAATCGTGGCAAACTGGCATTTTTTGCTGGAATTGACAGCTGCCGTTTCAAAAAACAAGTGAAACCAGGCGATCAGTTGCGACTTGAAGTCGAAATCGTACGTTTGCGCGGACCTATTGGAAAAGGGAAAGCAGTAGCAACCGTTGATGGCGAAGTCGCCTGCGAAGCTGAAATCACGTTTGCATTAGGAAAATAG
- the ssb gene encoding single-stranded DNA-binding protein produces MINQVTLVGRLTKDPELRKTTDGLPVTTVTLAVSRQFRNQHGEIEADFVQCTIWKKAAENTVQYCRKGSVVGVTGRLHTRHYDNKEGKRVYITEVVAESIRFLGAKPSYKPTEPPPVTVTVTKEELPF; encoded by the coding sequence ATGATTAATCAAGTCACACTTGTTGGAAGACTCACAAAGGATCCTGAATTGCGAAAGACCACGGATGGGCTGCCTGTCACGACTGTGACACTGGCTGTCAGCCGGCAATTTCGGAATCAGCATGGGGAAATTGAGGCAGACTTTGTTCAGTGCACAATTTGGAAAAAAGCCGCAGAAAATACGGTCCAATATTGCCGGAAGGGCTCGGTTGTAGGTGTAACAGGAAGGCTGCACACACGGCATTATGATAACAAAGAGGGAAAGAGGGTTTATATAACAGAGGTGGTGGCCGAGTCCATTCGTTTCTTGGGTGCAAAACCGAGTTATAAGCCAACAGAGCCGCCGCCGGTTACGGTTACGGTTACCAAGGAGGAGCTGCCATTTTGA
- a CDS encoding YwpF family protein — protein MKTFKLVALEVVDGGDTVEIPLEDGLIINKENERASWLLEAYTDLSLYDYFKSIHEQSREVIVQAVISKRENTPAYFQTRIASLHKFEKHMSVLFEGQLRRNRSDYSELLLDSLLEKGLGGQALLEEFKDKMKSKPKLKIKHD, from the coding sequence ATGAAAACCTTTAAGTTAGTCGCTTTGGAAGTGGTTGATGGTGGAGATACCGTGGAAATTCCATTAGAAGATGGATTAATTATCAATAAAGAGAACGAACGAGCCAGCTGGCTGCTTGAAGCCTATACAGATTTATCCCTTTATGACTACTTCAAAAGTATTCACGAGCAAAGCCGTGAAGTGATAGTACAAGCGGTCATTTCGAAGCGCGAAAACACTCCTGCCTATTTCCAAACTAGAATTGCTTCGCTTCACAAATTTGAAAAGCATATGAGTGTTCTGTTCGAAGGTCAATTGCGCCGAAACAGAAGTGATTATTCGGAGCTGTTGCTCGATAGCCTGCTTGAAAAGGGCCTTGGCGGTCAGGCTCTGCTGGAAGAATTTAAAGATAAAATGAAAAGTAAACCGAAATTGAAAATAAAACATGATTAA
- a CDS encoding VanZ family protein: protein MKYVLRLLPIAYMAAIWIMSSLPSNHFVELPDSGLDRTIKESLHLIEFAILYVLLVLAFLTRRAPFTTGLNVLCAVLAGLYGLTDEIHQSFYAYRSASWFDLVKDVTGILVCFYFIRGAMFKGRFKRLGKMLEFVRKI, encoded by the coding sequence TTGAAATACGTTCTACGACTACTTCCCATTGCCTATATGGCGGCGATTTGGATTATGTCGAGTCTGCCATCCAATCACTTCGTCGAGCTCCCAGATTCAGGGCTGGACCGTACCATTAAAGAATCCCTGCATTTAATAGAGTTCGCTATCCTCTATGTATTGCTAGTTTTGGCCTTCCTCACGCGGCGTGCTCCGTTCACCACAGGTCTAAACGTTCTCTGTGCCGTCCTGGCAGGTCTTTACGGACTTACAGACGAGATTCACCAATCCTTCTATGCTTACCGCTCAGCGTCCTGGTTTGACCTCGTCAAAGACGTTACAGGGATATTGGTTTGCTTTTATTTTATTCGGGGAGCAATGTTTAAAGGTCGTTTTAAGAGGTTAGGGAAGATGCTTGAGTTTGTGAGGAAGATTTAG